In Haloterrigena turkmenica DSM 5511, a single genomic region encodes these proteins:
- the trpC gene encoding indole-3-glycerol phosphate synthase, translated as METDTDLAPAVESILEAARERPGGDEVVDVDARSLPDAVARAEADGRVPVIAEVKPTSPTADGTRDDDPVELAEAMVEGGATAISVLTEPSHFGGSTESLTRIREAVDVPVLRKDFVLREEQLDAVAADLLLLIVRFLEPETLADLVAAARERGFQPLVEVHDRAELETALEAGAEIIGVNNRDLARLEVDLETFESVAPEVPDDVTLIAESGVSSPADVRQMRAAGADALLVGSAIMDHGAGDSDVTENTRRLVEAEDDET; from the coding sequence ATGGAGACTGATACGGATCTCGCACCGGCGGTCGAGTCGATCCTCGAGGCCGCCCGGGAGCGTCCCGGAGGCGACGAGGTGGTCGACGTCGACGCGCGGTCGCTGCCCGACGCCGTCGCGCGGGCGGAGGCCGACGGCCGCGTTCCGGTGATCGCCGAGGTAAAGCCGACGAGCCCCACCGCCGACGGGACGCGCGACGACGACCCCGTCGAACTCGCCGAGGCGATGGTCGAGGGCGGCGCGACGGCCATCTCGGTGCTCACCGAGCCGAGTCACTTCGGCGGGTCCACCGAGTCGCTGACCCGGATCCGCGAGGCCGTCGATGTCCCCGTCCTCCGGAAGGACTTCGTCCTCCGCGAGGAGCAGTTGGACGCCGTCGCGGCCGATCTCCTGTTGCTGATCGTCCGCTTCCTCGAGCCCGAGACGCTCGCAGACCTCGTGGCCGCGGCCCGCGAACGCGGCTTCCAGCCCCTCGTGGAGGTACACGACCGGGCGGAACTCGAGACCGCTCTCGAGGCTGGCGCCGAGATAATCGGCGTCAACAACCGGGATCTGGCGCGACTCGAGGTGGACCTCGAAACCTTCGAGTCGGTGGCGCCCGAGGTTCCGGACGACGTGACGCTGATCGCCGAGAGCGGCGTGTCCTCGCCCGCGGACGTCCGACAGATGCGGGCGGCTGGCGCCGACGCCCTGCTGGTCGGCAGCGCCATCATGGACCACGGCGCGGGCGACAGCGACGTGACCGAGAACACCCGGCGATTGGTCGAGGCGGAGGACGACGAGACATGA
- a CDS encoding MGMT family protein, which produces MEDVTDAGIYARESSYLDRHVQLGAASGRVLSVAFPEHPDDDAEADHPVLKRIFEYLDGLEEITFDDVQVALTMPTDQRAVLESVREIPYGDQVTVDTLARMTSGLDHEDEDDIILVRTALDQNPAPILIPDHRVRDGPSAAPPAVEQKLRSLEEL; this is translated from the coding sequence ATGGAGGACGTCACGGACGCCGGAATCTACGCGCGGGAATCGTCGTACCTCGATCGACACGTCCAGCTCGGCGCCGCCAGCGGGCGCGTGCTGAGCGTCGCGTTTCCCGAGCACCCCGACGACGACGCCGAGGCGGACCACCCCGTGCTCAAGCGCATCTTCGAGTACCTCGACGGACTCGAGGAGATCACGTTCGACGACGTACAGGTCGCCCTGACGATGCCGACCGATCAGCGGGCCGTCCTCGAGTCGGTCCGGGAGATCCCCTACGGCGATCAGGTCACCGTCGACACGCTCGCGCGGATGACCTCCGGACTCGACCACGAGGACGAGGACGACATCATCCTCGTGCGAACCGCGCTGGACCAGAATCCGGCACCGATCCTTATTCCGGACCATCGCGTGCGCGACGGCCCCAGCGCCGCTCCCCCGGCCGTCGAACAGAAGCTGCGCTCGCTCGAAGAACTGTAA
- a CDS encoding CPBP family intramembrane glutamic endopeptidase: MAQWATFAGVTGVVLVLLLVLSHLTQSAFSDDESTASDGADSASSPSASASSARGDTSELDSGSDRRDSTDSAAPVDSDESEGADSSTDADTGATVESWSDATSDRDGRDATPDEPTSSNDPTPADAPPNTNDPTTAERAVETQRARSPSESATGPGSGAHTDRRPRQELDPQSLSAGELLANVALSQGLFAGVLLGAVVYTGIPVSALGVEFSVAYLSQGLAWGIAIGLVLYAANEIGAAAATHVGFDHDEQLRTLLAPDTTRQWLMLLAFVLPLIAGFEELLFRAALIGALSTGFGLDPWLLAVVSSIAFALGHGMQGSVGILVTGLLGFVLAAIFVVTGSFLVVVVAHYLINALEFVVHEGLEFDWAETLES, encoded by the coding sequence ATGGCTCAGTGGGCGACGTTCGCGGGCGTTACGGGCGTCGTCCTCGTTTTGCTGCTCGTTCTCTCACACCTGACACAGAGCGCGTTCTCCGACGACGAGTCGACTGCCAGCGACGGCGCCGATAGCGCGTCTTCGCCGTCCGCGTCCGCCTCGAGCGCTCGAGGCGACACATCTGAACTCGACTCGGGAAGCGATCGCCGCGACTCGACCGATTCGGCAGCGCCCGTCGACAGCGACGAGTCGGAGGGCGCCGACTCGAGTACGGATGCGGACACGGGTGCGACGGTCGAATCGTGGTCCGACGCGACGAGCGATCGCGACGGTCGAGACGCGACCCCCGACGAACCGACGTCCTCCAACGATCCGACACCCGCCGACGCTCCGCCCAACACGAACGATCCGACGACCGCCGAGCGAGCGGTCGAGACGCAGCGGGCGCGGTCGCCCTCCGAATCCGCGACGGGACCCGGGTCCGGCGCGCACACCGACCGACGGCCGCGGCAGGAACTCGATCCGCAGTCGCTGTCCGCGGGAGAGCTGCTGGCGAACGTCGCGCTCTCGCAGGGACTGTTCGCGGGCGTCCTCCTCGGGGCGGTCGTCTACACGGGCATCCCCGTCAGCGCACTGGGGGTCGAGTTCTCGGTAGCGTACCTCTCGCAGGGGCTCGCGTGGGGCATAGCGATCGGCCTCGTCCTCTACGCGGCCAACGAGATCGGCGCCGCGGCGGCGACGCACGTCGGATTCGACCACGACGAGCAGTTACGGACGCTGCTGGCGCCGGACACGACGCGGCAGTGGCTGATGCTGCTGGCGTTCGTCCTTCCGCTGATCGCCGGCTTCGAAGAGTTGCTGTTCCGGGCGGCGCTGATCGGCGCGCTCTCGACCGGCTTCGGCCTTGATCCGTGGCTGCTGGCGGTCGTCTCCTCGATCGCGTTCGCTCTCGGCCACGGGATGCAGGGGTCGGTCGGCATCCTCGTCACCGGACTGCTCGGGTTCGTCCTCGCGGCGATCTTCGTCGTCACCGGGAGCTTCCTGGTCGTCGTCGTCGCCCACTATCTGATCAACGCCCTCGAGTTCGTCGTCCACGAGGGCCTCGAGTTCGACTGGGCCGAGACCCTCGAAAGCTAA
- the lonB gene encoding ATP-dependent protease LonB codes for MSNDTNVDDPPEDATDAGPDEEQAQPRPQDTEPESERQGERSPLEKDGDQRDDVDDGDEFDDPIDEFEPDSGEGDDIETVEDLGSEVEVDPGVEIDEDIAEDDLLGGLKIDSTEEIEVPDRLVDQVIGQDEARDIIIKAAKQRRHVMMIGSPGTGKSMLAKAMSQLLPQEDLQDVLVYHNPDDGNEPKVRTVPAGKGEQIIDAHKEEARKRNQMRSILMWIIVAIILAYAILVVGNILLGILAAGIVWLIFRYTNRGSDAMVPNMIVNNGDKRTAPFEDATGAHAGALLGDVRHDPFQSGGMETPSHDRVEPGSIHQANKGVLFVDEINTLDIRTQQKLMTAIQEGEFAITGQSERSSGAMVQTEPVPCDFIMIAAGNLDAMENMHPALRNRIKGYGYEVYMEDTIEDTPEMRRKYARFIAQEVERDGRLPHFTDDAVEEVILEAKRRSGRKNHLTLHFRTLGGLVRVAGDIARSEDREFTTREDVLQAKGRSRSIEQQLADDYIERRKDYELEVAEGGVEGRVNGLAVMGEDSGIMLPVMAEIAPAQGGGQVIATGKLKEMAEESVQNVSAIIKKFSDVDLSEKDIHIQFVQAGQQGVDGDSASITVATAVISALEDIPVDQTVAMTGSLSVRGDVLPVGGVTHKIEAAAKAGCTKVIIPKANEQDVMIEDEYEEMIEIIPCSNISEVLDVALMGEPKKDSLVDRLKSITSNAFEGSQGSVGSGSNPSPQ; via the coding sequence ATGAGTAACGATACGAACGTTGACGACCCTCCCGAAGACGCCACCGACGCTGGACCTGACGAGGAGCAGGCCCAGCCACGGCCCCAGGACACGGAGCCGGAGTCGGAGCGTCAGGGAGAACGGTCGCCGCTCGAGAAGGACGGTGACCAGCGCGACGACGTCGACGACGGGGACGAGTTCGACGATCCCATCGACGAGTTCGAACCGGACTCGGGCGAGGGCGACGACATCGAAACCGTCGAGGATCTCGGCAGCGAGGTCGAGGTCGATCCGGGCGTCGAAATCGACGAGGATATCGCCGAGGACGATCTGCTCGGCGGTCTCAAGATCGATTCGACGGAGGAGATCGAGGTTCCCGACCGACTCGTCGACCAGGTCATCGGCCAGGACGAAGCACGCGATATCATCATCAAGGCAGCCAAGCAGCGTCGCCACGTCATGATGATCGGCTCGCCGGGGACCGGCAAGTCGATGCTGGCGAAGGCGATGAGTCAGCTGCTCCCCCAGGAGGATCTCCAGGACGTCTTAGTCTACCACAACCCGGACGACGGCAACGAGCCGAAGGTCCGAACCGTCCCGGCAGGGAAGGGCGAACAGATCATCGACGCCCACAAGGAGGAAGCCCGCAAGCGCAACCAGATGCGCTCGATTCTGATGTGGATCATCGTCGCGATCATCCTCGCGTACGCGATCCTCGTCGTCGGGAACATCTTGCTCGGCATCCTCGCAGCCGGGATCGTCTGGCTGATCTTCCGCTACACGAACCGCGGCAGCGACGCGATGGTGCCCAACATGATCGTCAACAACGGCGACAAGCGCACCGCGCCCTTCGAGGACGCGACCGGCGCCCACGCCGGCGCGCTGCTGGGCGACGTCCGCCACGACCCGTTCCAGTCCGGCGGCATGGAGACGCCGAGCCACGACCGCGTCGAACCCGGCTCGATCCATCAGGCCAACAAGGGCGTGCTGTTCGTCGACGAGATCAACACGCTCGACATCCGCACCCAGCAGAAGCTGATGACCGCGATCCAGGAGGGCGAGTTCGCCATCACGGGCCAGTCCGAGCGCTCCTCGGGCGCGATGGTCCAGACCGAGCCCGTCCCCTGTGACTTCATCATGATCGCGGCCGGCAACCTGGACGCGATGGAGAACATGCACCCCGCGCTCCGGAACCGTATCAAGGGGTACGGGTACGAGGTCTACATGGAGGACACCATCGAGGACACCCCCGAGATGCGGCGCAAGTACGCGCGCTTCATCGCTCAGGAGGTCGAACGCGACGGTCGCCTCCCCCACTTCACCGACGACGCCGTCGAGGAGGTCATCCTCGAGGCCAAACGTCGCTCGGGTCGGAAGAATCACCTCACGCTGCACTTCCGGACGCTGGGCGGGCTCGTCCGCGTCGCGGGCGACATCGCCCGCTCGGAGGACCGGGAGTTCACCACCCGCGAGGACGTCCTGCAGGCCAAGGGCCGCTCGCGCTCGATCGAGCAACAGCTCGCCGACGACTACATCGAGCGCCGCAAGGACTACGAACTCGAGGTCGCCGAGGGCGGCGTCGAGGGACGGGTCAACGGCCTCGCCGTCATGGGCGAGGACTCCGGGATCATGCTCCCGGTCATGGCCGAGATCGCGCCCGCACAGGGCGGCGGTCAGGTGATCGCCACCGGGAAGCTCAAGGAGATGGCCGAGGAGTCGGTCCAGAACGTCTCCGCGATCATCAAGAAGTTCTCCGACGTCGATCTCTCGGAGAAGGACATCCACATCCAGTTCGTCCAGGCCGGCCAACAGGGCGTCGACGGCGACTCCGCCTCCATCACGGTGGCGACCGCCGTCATCAGCGCCTTGGAGGACATCCCGGTCGACCAGACGGTCGCGATGACCGGCTCGCTGTCGGTCCGGGGCGACGTGCTCCCGGTCGGCGGGGTCACCCACAAGATCGAGGCCGCTGCGAAGGCCGGCTGTACGAAGGTCATCATCCCGAAGGCCAACGAGCAGGACGTGATGATCGAAGACGAGTACGAGGAGATGATCGAGATCATCCCGTGTTCGAACATCAGCGAAGTGCTCGACGTCGCGCTGATGGGCGAACCCAAGAAGGACTCCCTGGTCGATCGCCTCAAGTCGATCACCAGCAACGCGTTCGAGGGGAGCCAGGGCTCCGTCGGCAGCGGCTCCAACCCGAGCCCGCAGTAA
- a CDS encoding nicotinamide-nucleotide adenylyltransferase gives MTRGFYIGRFQPFHNGHLSMVEQIAEDVDELVLGIGSADDSHTVRNPFTAGERIMMITKSLVDYDLVTYAVPIEDLERNSVWVSHVQSMSPDFDIAYSNNPLVIQLFREADIDIRQSPMFNREVLEGSEVRERMITGGDWESLVPEPVVDTVNEIGGIERIQMISDSDSNGD, from the coding sequence ATGACCCGGGGGTTCTACATCGGCCGGTTTCAGCCCTTCCACAACGGCCACCTCAGCATGGTCGAGCAGATCGCCGAGGACGTCGACGAACTCGTGCTCGGGATCGGGAGCGCCGACGACTCGCACACCGTCCGCAACCCGTTCACGGCGGGCGAACGCATTATGATGATCACGAAGTCGCTCGTCGACTACGACCTCGTCACCTACGCCGTTCCGATCGAGGACTTAGAACGGAACTCGGTGTGGGTGAGCCACGTCCAGAGCATGAGCCCGGACTTCGACATCGCCTACTCGAACAATCCGCTGGTCATCCAACTCTTTCGCGAGGCCGACATCGATATCCGCCAGTCCCCGATGTTCAACCGCGAAGTCCTGGAGGGCAGCGAGGTCCGCGAGCGGATGATCACCGGCGGCGACTGGGAGTCGCTGGTCCCCGAACCCGTCGTCGACACCGTCAACGAGATCGGCGGCATCGAACGGATCCAGATGATCAGCGACTCGGACTCGAACGGCGACTGA
- a CDS encoding SAM hydrolase/SAM-dependent halogenase family protein codes for MITLASDFGTPYPAAMKGVLCRRTDARLVDVAHDFPRQDVRAAAFWLREVLPYFPPAVHLVVVDPGVGTDRNALVVRAGDHALVGPDNGVLLPAARRLAGDGRLETSVVDESRLEPVEPAGGSFGPSATALSSGGDAGDGDNGGDREGPASATFHGRDVFAPAAGDVHEAGLEALADLEWLASLESDPVDCRLPDPTLEDDRATGEVLVVDDFGNAITNLPGDVLAGHDRIVANGEPVPVGETFAAVPVGQRLATVGSHGYVELDVNRGRGDEAFGLEAGDRVVLEPPADDAG; via the coding sequence ATGATCACGCTCGCGTCGGATTTCGGGACGCCGTATCCCGCGGCGATGAAGGGAGTGCTCTGTCGGCGAACGGACGCCAGACTGGTCGACGTCGCCCACGATTTCCCCCGACAGGACGTCCGCGCCGCCGCGTTCTGGCTTCGGGAGGTGTTGCCCTATTTCCCGCCGGCGGTCCACCTGGTCGTGGTTGACCCCGGCGTCGGCACCGACCGCAATGCGTTAGTCGTCCGCGCGGGCGACCACGCGCTCGTCGGGCCCGACAACGGCGTCCTGCTCCCCGCCGCGCGCCGACTCGCCGGCGACGGCCGCCTCGAGACCTCCGTCGTCGACGAGAGCCGTCTCGAGCCGGTCGAGCCCGCCGGCGGCTCGTTCGGACCGAGCGCGACCGCGCTCTCGAGCGGTGGTGATGCCGGCGACGGCGACAACGGCGGCGACCGCGAGGGTCCGGCCAGCGCCACCTTCCACGGTCGAGACGTCTTCGCGCCGGCCGCCGGCGACGTCCACGAGGCCGGACTCGAGGCCCTCGCCGATCTGGAGTGGCTCGCGTCCCTCGAGAGCGACCCGGTCGACTGCCGACTCCCCGACCCGACCCTCGAGGACGACCGCGCGACGGGCGAGGTGCTAGTCGTCGACGACTTTGGCAACGCCATTACGAACCTTCCCGGCGACGTTCTGGCGGGACACGACCGGATCGTCGCGAACGGCGAGCCGGTTCCCGTCGGCGAGACCTTCGCCGCCGTGCCGGTCGGCCAGCGCCTCGCGACCGTCGGGAGCCACGGCTACGTGGAACTCGACGTCAATCGGGGACGCGGCGACGAGGCGTTCGGTCTCGAGGCCGGCGATCGCGTCGTCCTCGAACCGCCCGCGGACGACGCGGGCTGA
- a CDS encoding HalOD1 output domain-containing protein — translation MSRTDPRATLTPIDDVGGHTIYADEDRGTYHAWCDDDAYEPASTAVVIAVASILEVEPDELEALSDAVDPDALDALVGRWRRAAGTAVGTVTFSYAAHTVTVRSSGEIVVEPASQRVRPIDG, via the coding sequence ATGTCACGAACCGATCCGAGGGCGACCCTGACGCCGATCGACGACGTTGGCGGTCACACGATCTACGCCGACGAGGATCGGGGAACCTATCACGCGTGGTGTGACGACGACGCCTACGAACCGGCGAGTACGGCCGTCGTCATCGCCGTCGCGTCGATACTCGAGGTCGAACCCGACGAACTCGAGGCGCTCTCGGACGCCGTCGATCCGGACGCGCTGGACGCGCTCGTCGGCCGCTGGCGACGCGCTGCGGGGACGGCCGTCGGCACGGTCACGTTTTCCTATGCTGCGCACACGGTAACGGTGCGCTCGAGCGGCGAGATCGTGGTCGAACCCGCGAGCCAACGCGTTCGACCGATCGACGGCTGA
- the thsA gene encoding thermosome subunit alpha, translating to MFIMSEDSQRTQGRDAQSSNIMAGKAVAESVRTTLGPRGMDKMLVDSSGEVVITNDGATILNEMDIEHPAAQMIVEVADSQEEEVGDGTTTAAVIAGNLLGEAEDLIEQDVHATTIVEGYHEASEIALEAISEQVSEEVVDDEVLKQVAESSMTGKGTGGLTAESLAETVVEAIRHVELEDGVARDNVTVHTQIGASSNATELVPGIVIDEEPAHDGMPGEVEDASLAVLDVELGVRTGEIDAEYSIDSIDQLNTAIDAEESEVRGYAETVAESGADVVFTTEDVDDRVASYLASEGVLVFEGIGDSDAKDIVSATGATRVGALDDLEETDFGQADRISAENYGDDDLAFVEGGAAAETVTVFVRGGTEHVVDELERAIGDALDVVATALASGEVVPGAGATEIAIADKIREEAAGIEGRKQLAVNAFADALDIVPRTLAANTGRDPIDALVDLRSAHDSTGRAGLITSGEEVTIDDPFDYGVIDPADVKREAIESATEAATMIARIDDVIAAE from the coding sequence ATGTTCATTATGAGCGAGGATAGTCAGCGAACGCAGGGCCGCGACGCCCAGTCGTCGAACATCATGGCCGGCAAGGCCGTCGCCGAGTCGGTACGCACGACACTGGGCCCCCGCGGGATGGACAAGATGCTCGTCGACTCCAGCGGCGAGGTCGTCATCACCAACGACGGTGCGACGATTCTCAACGAGATGGACATCGAGCACCCCGCGGCCCAGATGATCGTCGAGGTCGCCGACTCCCAGGAGGAGGAGGTCGGCGACGGGACGACGACCGCGGCTGTGATCGCTGGCAACCTGCTCGGTGAGGCCGAGGACCTCATCGAACAGGACGTCCATGCGACGACGATCGTCGAGGGCTACCACGAGGCCAGCGAGATCGCCCTCGAGGCGATCTCGGAACAGGTCAGCGAAGAGGTCGTCGACGACGAGGTGCTCAAGCAGGTCGCCGAATCGAGCATGACCGGCAAGGGCACCGGCGGTCTCACCGCCGAGTCGCTGGCCGAGACGGTCGTCGAAGCGATCCGTCACGTCGAACTCGAGGACGGCGTCGCCCGCGACAACGTCACCGTCCACACCCAGATCGGCGCCTCCTCGAACGCGACAGAGCTCGTCCCGGGGATCGTCATCGACGAGGAGCCCGCCCACGACGGCATGCCCGGCGAGGTCGAGGACGCGTCGCTCGCCGTCCTCGACGTCGAGCTCGGCGTCCGCACCGGCGAGATCGACGCGGAGTACTCGATCGACTCGATCGACCAGCTCAACACCGCCATCGACGCCGAGGAGAGCGAGGTCCGCGGCTACGCCGAGACCGTCGCCGAGAGCGGCGCCGACGTCGTCTTCACGACCGAGGACGTCGACGACCGCGTCGCTTCCTATCTCGCCAGCGAGGGCGTGCTTGTCTTCGAGGGCATCGGCGACAGCGACGCCAAGGACATCGTCTCCGCGACCGGCGCCACCCGCGTCGGCGCCCTCGACGACCTCGAGGAAACCGACTTCGGTCAGGCCGACCGCATCAGCGCCGAGAACTACGGCGACGACGACCTCGCGTTCGTCGAGGGCGGCGCAGCGGCCGAGACGGTCACCGTCTTCGTCCGCGGTGGCACCGAACACGTCGTCGACGAACTCGAGCGCGCCATCGGCGACGCGCTCGACGTCGTCGCGACCGCGCTGGCCTCCGGAGAGGTCGTCCCCGGCGCCGGCGCGACCGAGATCGCCATCGCGGACAAGATCCGCGAGGAAGCCGCCGGCATCGAAGGCCGCAAGCAGCTGGCCGTCAACGCCTTCGCCGACGCGCTGGACATCGTCCCGCGCACGCTGGCAGCCAACACCGGCCGAGACCCCATCGACGCGCTCGTCGATCTCCGCTCCGCCCACGACTCGACGGGGCGAGCCGGCCTGATCACTAGCGGCGAGGAGGTCACGATCGACGATCCGTTCGACTACGGCGTCATCGATCCGGCCGACGTCAAGCGCGAGGCCATCGAGAGCGCCACCGAGGCCGCGACGATGATCGCCCGCATCGACGACGTCATCGCCGCCGAATAA
- a CDS encoding amidohydrolase family protein, translating into MLELEHGFRIVDVYARLSPGDTGPRVDGRSVTPDQLEREMHQSGITKSVVFPPVRSDRRYLAPNNGVARRSVDRPFVAFARINGTRRPTASATDRLRNAVRSRDDHHTSPADIERYAYDDRFHGFVLDPGVDEYPDEDVLAALEAVGLPVIVRGGTDATPETLASTLLERSFPVVVAHFGGHPLDRSLMHDLIDLLEEYDDCYLETSFVRYRDPLERALLEHPDRVLFGSGAPACHPDVAVMEILTLDVSEDKLWRVFSKNACRVVDALAPASDA; encoded by the coding sequence ATGCTCGAGCTGGAACACGGGTTTCGCATCGTCGACGTCTACGCGCGGCTCTCGCCCGGCGATACCGGTCCGCGCGTCGACGGTCGCTCGGTCACGCCCGATCAGCTCGAGCGGGAGATGCACCAGTCGGGGATCACGAAATCAGTCGTTTTCCCGCCCGTGCGCTCGGACCGGCGCTACCTCGCCCCGAACAACGGCGTCGCCCGCCGCAGCGTCGATCGTCCGTTCGTCGCCTTCGCGCGGATCAACGGCACGCGGCGGCCGACGGCGTCGGCGACCGATCGGCTGCGCAACGCGGTCCGGAGCCGCGACGACCACCACACGTCGCCGGCGGATATCGAGCGCTACGCCTACGACGACCGGTTCCACGGGTTCGTCCTCGATCCCGGAGTCGACGAGTACCCCGACGAGGATGTCCTCGCGGCCCTCGAGGCCGTCGGCCTCCCCGTCATCGTCCGCGGTGGCACCGACGCCACTCCCGAAACCCTCGCGTCAACCCTGCTCGAGCGCTCGTTTCCCGTCGTCGTCGCCCACTTCGGCGGCCACCCGCTCGACCGGTCGCTCATGCACGACCTGATCGACCTGCTCGAGGAGTACGACGACTGCTATCTGGAGACGTCCTTCGTCCGCTACCGCGACCCCCTCGAGCGCGCCCTGCTCGAACACCCCGATCGGGTCCTGTTCGGCAGCGGCGCGCCCGCCTGCCACCCCGACGTCGCCGTCATGGAGATTCTCACGCTCGACGTCTCCGAGGACAAGCTGTGGCGCGTCTTCTCGAAGAACGCCTGCCGAGTCGTCGACGCGCTCGCACCGGCCAGCGACGCGTGA
- a CDS encoding proteasome assembly chaperone family protein, which translates to MDELEIDAVAEVELDDPVLVEGLPGVGHVGSLAVEHLLEELEADSTLVRRVYSQEFPPQVSVEDGVADLTCAEIHAVTVPDGRDLLLLTGDHQAQTNDGHYVLTDAFLDIAEEFGASEVYALGGVPTGELIEEYAVVGAVSDESLLEELEEVGVEFREDEPAGGIVGVSGLLLGLGGRRGFDGACLMGETSGYLVDPKSARAVLEVLEETLGFDLEYESLDERADEMEEVIGKIQEMEQQQQQQQMDVPTDDDLRYIG; encoded by the coding sequence ATGGACGAACTCGAGATCGACGCAGTCGCCGAGGTCGAACTGGACGACCCCGTCCTCGTCGAGGGGCTGCCGGGTGTGGGACACGTCGGAAGCCTCGCCGTCGAGCATCTGCTCGAGGAGCTCGAGGCCGACAGCACGCTCGTGCGCCGGGTCTACTCCCAGGAGTTCCCGCCGCAGGTGAGCGTCGAAGACGGCGTCGCGGACCTCACGTGCGCCGAAATTCACGCCGTCACCGTCCCCGACGGCCGCGATCTGTTACTGTTGACCGGGGACCATCAGGCCCAGACCAACGACGGCCACTACGTGCTGACCGACGCCTTTCTGGATATCGCCGAGGAGTTCGGCGCGAGCGAGGTCTACGCGCTGGGCGGCGTCCCGACCGGCGAACTCATCGAGGAGTACGCCGTCGTCGGTGCCGTCAGCGACGAGTCCCTGCTCGAGGAGTTAGAGGAGGTCGGCGTCGAGTTCCGCGAGGACGAACCCGCCGGCGGGATCGTCGGCGTCTCCGGACTCCTGCTCGGCCTCGGCGGCCGCCGCGGGTTCGACGGGGCGTGTCTGATGGGCGAGACCAGCGGCTATCTGGTCGACCCCAAGAGCGCCCGCGCGGTCCTCGAGGTCCTCGAGGAAACCCTCGGCTTCGACCTCGAGTACGAGTCCTTAGACGAGCGGGCCGACGAGATGGAGGAAGTCATCGGCAAGATCCAAGAGATGGAACAGCAACAGCAACAACAGCAGATGGACGTGCCGACGGACGACGACCTCCGGTACATCGGCTGA
- a CDS encoding RNA-protein complex protein Nop10 — protein MKSDIRVCSAWRDAHDRPVYTLSDSCPDCGADAENSAPAPFDPNDPYGEYRRALKRRRR, from the coding sequence ATGAAATCAGACATCCGGGTGTGTTCGGCGTGGCGCGACGCACACGACCGCCCGGTGTATACCCTCTCTGACTCCTGTCCAGACTGCGGCGCCGACGCGGAAAACAGCGCGCCAGCGCCGTTCGATCCGAACGATCCGTACGGCGAGTACCGACGCGCTCTTAAACGTCGCCGTCGCTGA
- a CDS encoding translation initiation factor IF-2 subunit alpha — translation MKYSGWPDPGELVVGKIDEIEDFGVFVDLEEYRDKRGLIHISEVASGWIKNVRDHVREGQIVVCKVLEIDEESQQIDLSLKDVNDHQRSDKIQEWKNEQKADNWMGIALGEDVDDESYTAIANELIGAHGSLYDGFKQAAIHGEEALEDTDLSDDEIESIVDTARENVSVPYVNVTGYVDLENPSPSGVDGIRTALEAAEGNGEVPEEVDLEVSYVGAPEYRIEVQAPNYKTAESQLEESAQRAVRAIESEGGSGEYHRERRTDDE, via the coding sequence ATGAAGTACAGCGGCTGGCCCGACCCCGGCGAACTCGTCGTCGGGAAGATCGACGAAATCGAGGACTTCGGCGTCTTCGTCGATCTCGAGGAGTACCGGGACAAGCGCGGCCTGATCCACATCTCCGAGGTCGCCTCGGGGTGGATCAAGAACGTCCGCGATCACGTCCGCGAGGGCCAGATCGTCGTCTGCAAGGTCCTCGAGATCGACGAGGAATCCCAGCAGATCGATCTCTCGCTGAAAGACGTCAACGACCACCAGCGCTCGGATAAGATCCAGGAGTGGAAAAACGAGCAGAAAGCCGACAACTGGATGGGTATCGCGCTGGGCGAGGACGTCGACGACGAGAGCTACACCGCAATCGCAAACGAGCTGATCGGCGCCCACGGAAGCCTCTACGACGGCTTCAAGCAGGCCGCGATCCACGGCGAGGAGGCCCTCGAGGACACCGATCTCTCCGACGACGAGATCGAGTCGATCGTCGACACGGCCCGCGAGAACGTCTCGGTGCCGTACGTCAACGTCACCGGCTACGTCGACCTCGAGAACCCGTCGCCGAGCGGCGTCGACGGCATCCGAACCGCGCTCGAGGCCGCCGAAGGCAACGGCGAAGTGCCCGAGGAAGTCGACCTCGAGGTCAGCTACGTCGGCGCGCCAGAGTACCGCATCGAGGTGCAGGCGCCCAACTACAAGACCGCCGAGAGCCAGCTCGAGGAGAGCGCTCAGCGCGCGGTCCGAGCGATCGAGTCCGAAGGCGGTTCGGGCGAGTATCACCGCGAGCGTCGCACCGACGACGAGTAA